The sequence below is a genomic window from Actinomycetes bacterium.
ATCGACCCAGGTTGATTCAGCTCGCCGGAGGGCCGGCAGTGGCCGACCAGCCTTGGCGGACGCTCACCCGTGCATGGCGCGGACGCGCTTGGTCGCGTTTGCCGTCAGCTCGGCGACGACTGCCGCACGCGTGACTGGGTCCAGTTGGGCGAGCCGGTCTTCGATCTCGGCGACGATCAGGTCCGCCGACTGCTTCTTCTCGCGTAACTGCAGCGCCGCCGCGGCCAGCGCCGCGGCGGCCGCTGCGAGTAGGACTACTCGCAGGATCCGCGCCGTGTCGTTCATCGCCGTTCCTCTCTGTCCACGTCGACTGTGCAGGGAATGCCACGGGGTCAGCCGGCGAGGATGCGGGCCTTCTGCGCCTCGAATTCGGTGTCTGTCACGACCCCGGCGGCCCTCAGGTCGCCGAGCTGGGTGAGCTGGTCCAGGATGCTGGGCTGAGCGATCGCCGCGGCCTGCTGCGGGCCGGCCGGGCCCCCGGGCGCGCTGCCCGGGGAACCCCCCTGGGCCGCCCACTCCGCCTGCTGTCGGCGCTCGATGCGGTCGTGGACCACGTGCGCGGTCTTGACGAACACCGCGGCCTTCAGACCGGTCTTGATCAGCCCCATCTGTGTCGCTCCTCCATCCGGTTGGCCTAGCCGGGCTCGGACTCGTCCAGGGCCGCGAGCAGGTCGTCGGAGCCGATACGGCCACTGCCGACCAGGCGCGCGTAACTGCGGTCCAGAGCCGCCATGATCGGGACGGCCCACACGTTCTCGTACACCAGGATGCCGGCCACGCTTCCGGCTTCGATCTGCGCCCCGACCGCCTCCCGGTCGGACGCGTCGAGCAGACCG
It includes:
- a CDS encoding SHOCT domain-containing protein codes for the protein MGLIKTGLKAAVFVKTAHVVHDRIERRQQAEWAAQGGSPGSAPGGPAGPQQAAAIAQPSILDQLTQLGDLRAAGVVTDTEFEAQKARILAG